In the Prochlorococcus sp. MIT 1307 genome, one interval contains:
- a CDS encoding peptide chain release factor 3: MRLVNSAEESSSSNQDELFAAALAQEVVRRRNFAIISHPDAGKTTLTEKLLLYGGAIQQAGAVKARGEQRKVTSDWMDLEKQRGISITSTVLQFDYSDTTINLLDTPGHQDFSEDTYRTLAAADNAVMLEDAAKGLEPQTRKLFEVCRMRQIPIFTFFNKMDRPGQEPLALLDEIEAELGLATWAVNWPIGSGEQFRGVVDRRTKEVILFDRAERGKQSSERHLAINDPQLQNLVEDELLDKALEEIELLEAAGSEMDLELIHAGELTPVFFGSAMTNFGVRPFLDAFLEMAQLPVARISSDGPVDPLTPNFSGFVFKLQANMDPRHRDRVAFVRVCSGRFEKDMNVRHARTGKMLRLSRPQKIFGQDRAVVDDAYPGDVIGLNNPGMFVIGDTLYTGKRVEYEGIPCFSPEIFSWLRNPNPSSFKNFRKGVNELREEGAVQILYDTDQSKRDPILAAVGQLQLEVVQHRLENEYGVSTQLEPMGFQVARWVTGGWTVLDELGRIFNCKTVQDAWQRPVLLFKNDWNLSQLQEDHPDLELCSVAPVVSGVDPIKL, translated from the coding sequence ATGAGACTGGTTAATTCAGCTGAAGAATCCTCCTCATCCAATCAAGATGAGTTGTTTGCTGCTGCCCTTGCTCAAGAGGTAGTTAGGCGCAGAAATTTTGCGATTATTTCTCACCCTGATGCAGGGAAAACAACCCTTACAGAGAAGTTGTTGTTGTATGGAGGCGCTATTCAACAGGCTGGAGCAGTAAAGGCTAGAGGTGAACAACGTAAGGTGACCTCTGATTGGATGGATCTTGAAAAGCAAAGAGGAATTTCGATAACTTCTACAGTTTTACAGTTTGATTACAGCGATACCACTATTAATCTTTTGGATACTCCTGGGCATCAGGACTTCTCCGAGGATACTTACCGCACTCTTGCTGCTGCCGATAATGCCGTAATGCTTGAAGATGCTGCAAAAGGTCTAGAACCTCAAACAAGAAAGTTGTTTGAGGTATGTCGAATGAGACAGATTCCAATTTTTACTTTTTTCAATAAAATGGATCGACCTGGGCAAGAACCTCTTGCCTTATTAGATGAGATTGAGGCTGAGCTGGGTCTCGCAACTTGGGCAGTTAATTGGCCAATAGGTAGCGGAGAACAATTCCGTGGTGTTGTTGATCGACGCACTAAGGAAGTTATCCTTTTTGACCGTGCAGAAAGAGGAAAGCAATCAAGTGAACGTCACTTAGCAATTAATGACCCACAATTGCAAAACCTAGTTGAAGATGAGCTTTTAGATAAAGCATTAGAAGAGATTGAACTACTCGAAGCAGCAGGTTCTGAGATGGATTTAGAACTTATACATGCTGGAGAGCTGACCCCTGTTTTCTTTGGTTCGGCTATGACTAACTTCGGAGTTAGGCCTTTCTTAGATGCATTTTTAGAAATGGCACAATTGCCAGTTGCGCGTATAAGTAGTGATGGCCCGGTAGACCCTTTGACACCAAATTTTAGTGGATTTGTTTTTAAATTACAGGCAAATATGGACCCTAGACATCGAGACAGAGTTGCATTTGTTCGTGTATGCAGTGGACGATTTGAAAAAGATATGAATGTTCGTCATGCGAGGACAGGAAAAATGCTTCGATTGTCTCGGCCTCAAAAGATTTTCGGACAAGATCGTGCAGTTGTAGATGATGCCTACCCAGGGGATGTTATTGGACTAAATAATCCTGGGATGTTCGTGATTGGTGACACTTTGTATACTGGTAAAAGAGTTGAATACGAAGGTATTCCTTGCTTTAGTCCAGAAATATTCAGTTGGTTGCGCAATCCCAACCCTTCTTCTTTTAAGAATTTTAGGAAAGGAGTAAATGAATTAAGAGAGGAAGGAGCTGTTCAGATTCTTTATGACACAGATCAAAGTAAACGTGACCCAATCTTGGCAGCGGTGGGTCAGCTTCAGTTGGAAGTTGTTCAACATAGGCTGGAAAATGAATATGGAGTTTCAACACAACTTGAACCAATGGGATTTCAGGTAGCTCGATGGGTAACTGGTGGTTGGACGGTTTTGGATGAATTAGGTCGTATTTTTAATTGCAAGACAGTTCAAGACGCTTGGCAAAGACCTGTTCTGTTGTTTAAAAATGATTGGAATTTAAGTCAGCTCCAAGAAGATCACCCTGATTTGGAACTATGTTCTGTTGCCCCAGTCGTAAGTGGAGTAGATCCGATAAAGCTTTAA
- a CDS encoding iron uptake porin encodes MKLFRQLLIAPAALGLMAPIAATGAELNVNGVSKYSNNGDIESISQFSNVYPTDWAYQALTDMAKRDDCSAARPTGSMTRYEAAALLNKCLENVSKVNEEEQRLLDEFAPELAAIKASALDGVEAGMMDHSGHGHSGMGHGGGSMPTTMIMGKTTFVVGGIGTNRGTGFDQGSAGSATSPEQKEAVTFNYDTKLMAHTSFTGKDLLKTVVRTANFTGTDPFGMMGPARLETAFGSGDELRLHRAYYQFPIGEEWTATIGPELRQDDMLGVWPSAYPTDAVLNILTFAGAPDAYSKKMGAGAGVTWSNENLVASALFVSEDADNSSSQEGTAGGILTAHGKDTITTQLAWVDDNFTVAAAYSHADNGNWNDSVDGSDYSAYAISGVYNLDNDSEWLPSSISAGMGWKNPDKEDPTDSATNKTEDGQTWTIGLLWNDAFVDGNNLGFGLGTAETHRDDTGYDDPLAWEVFYQMSVSDNITVTPAIFVIQRDNERNDDITGALVKTTFKF; translated from the coding sequence GTGAAACTTTTCAGGCAGTTGCTGATAGCTCCTGCAGCGTTGGGGCTAATGGCTCCTATCGCAGCAACGGGTGCTGAGCTCAATGTCAATGGAGTCTCTAAATACTCCAATAATGGCGACATAGAGAGTATTTCCCAGTTCTCAAACGTCTACCCAACTGATTGGGCATATCAGGCGTTGACAGACATGGCAAAGCGCGATGACTGTTCAGCTGCTCGCCCAACTGGCAGCATGACTCGCTATGAAGCTGCTGCTCTTTTGAACAAGTGCCTAGAAAATGTTTCTAAGGTCAACGAAGAAGAACAGCGCCTACTCGATGAATTTGCACCTGAACTCGCTGCAATCAAAGCTAGTGCCCTAGATGGCGTAGAAGCAGGAATGATGGATCATTCCGGGCACGGACATTCTGGAATGGGTCATGGAGGAGGCTCCATGCCTACGACCATGATTATGGGTAAAACCACTTTCGTGGTGGGCGGTATTGGTACTAATAGAGGAACTGGATTTGATCAAGGTTCGGCAGGGTCCGCAACGAGCCCAGAACAAAAAGAAGCTGTTACCTTCAACTACGACACAAAGTTGATGGCCCACACTAGTTTCACTGGCAAAGATTTATTGAAAACAGTTGTTCGTACCGCAAATTTCACAGGGACTGATCCCTTTGGAATGATGGGGCCTGCACGACTTGAAACTGCCTTTGGTAGTGGTGATGAGTTGAGACTTCATCGTGCTTATTACCAGTTTCCAATTGGTGAGGAATGGACCGCAACGATTGGTCCAGAACTACGCCAAGACGACATGCTTGGTGTTTGGCCTAGCGCATATCCAACTGATGCCGTTCTAAATATTTTAACTTTCGCAGGTGCTCCGGACGCCTACTCTAAGAAAATGGGTGCAGGTGCAGGTGTTACTTGGTCGAATGAGAACTTGGTAGCAAGTGCTCTGTTTGTTTCAGAAGATGCTGATAACTCCTCATCACAGGAAGGCACTGCTGGTGGCATATTGACGGCCCATGGTAAAGACACTATTACTACTCAACTTGCTTGGGTGGACGACAACTTCACCGTTGCCGCTGCGTATAGCCATGCCGACAATGGCAACTGGAATGACAGTGTTGATGGTAGTGATTACTCTGCCTATGCAATAAGTGGTGTATATAACCTCGACAATGATTCTGAATGGTTGCCATCATCGATAAGTGCTGGCATGGGCTGGAAAAATCCTGACAAGGAAGACCCTACTGATAGCGCAACAAATAAAACAGAAGATGGTCAAACATGGACTATTGGCCTTTTGTGGAATGATGCTTTTGTTGATGGCAATAACCTCGGTTTTGGCCTTGGTACTGCTGAAACACATAGAGATGACACTGGTTATGACGACCCATTAGCTTGGGAAGTTTTCTACCAGATGTCTGTTAGTGACAACATCACAGTTACTCCTGCAATCTTTGTCATTCAAAGAGATAACGAGCGTAACGATGACATCACTGGTGCATTAGTTAAAACAACCTTCAAATTCTGA
- a CDS encoding metallophosphoesterase family protein, giving the protein MNHAIISCLHANLPAAEAVLNDIDRQGIDTITCLGDLVGYGPQPNEVVELIRKRGIATCQGCWDEDIIDGLNACECSYPSQLAERRGHLAHQWTDDQLTDENKSFLASLPTSLRRDRLLFVHGSPNSQHEYLLPDMDAFAALERVETAGADILFCGHTHQPYVRELRDGSIRVRLQNADHGNDQGEELTLPMRKIVNAGSVGEPRHGSTNATYVIHNDATNEIEIKEVAYDVSRTCQAIVEAGLPKVFAWRLSHGFEFAEQAEDASHVCER; this is encoded by the coding sequence ATGAATCACGCAATTATCTCCTGTCTACACGCCAATCTCCCTGCAGCGGAAGCTGTCTTGAATGACATTGATAGGCAAGGGATTGACACCATTACCTGTCTTGGTGATCTAGTGGGCTATGGCCCCCAGCCCAACGAAGTAGTTGAGCTGATACGAAAGCGTGGTATAGCGACCTGCCAGGGCTGCTGGGATGAAGATATCATCGATGGTCTTAATGCCTGCGAGTGCAGCTACCCTTCTCAGCTAGCAGAAAGACGTGGGCACCTGGCCCACCAATGGACAGATGATCAGCTAACGGACGAAAACAAAAGTTTTTTGGCCAGCCTCCCAACATCATTACGTCGTGATCGACTCCTCTTCGTGCATGGCAGTCCCAACAGTCAGCATGAGTATCTTCTTCCGGACATGGATGCATTTGCAGCTCTCGAGCGAGTAGAAACAGCGGGTGCCGATATCCTGTTTTGCGGGCATACTCACCAGCCTTATGTACGTGAATTGAGAGATGGATCTATTCGTGTGCGTTTACAAAACGCAGACCATGGCAACGATCAGGGTGAAGAACTGACCCTGCCGATGCGCAAAATCGTCAATGCTGGATCAGTGGGCGAGCCACGTCATGGAAGTACCAATGCCACCTATGTCATTCACAACGATGCAACTAATGAAATTGAGATAAAAGAGGTGGCCTATGACGTTAGTCGAACGTGTCAAGCGATTGTCGAGGCGGGGCTACCGAAAGTCTTCGCATGGCGACTGAGTCATGGGTTTGAATTCGCCGAGCAGGCCGAAGATGCAAGTCATGTGTGTGAACGATGA
- a CDS encoding RNA recognition motif-containing protein, whose translation MTTTQRPVESMSRGVRDAIVDQLRACKTPEEILHFETWFNSETNSGPLYEVICDFLRTRSISRGLAAKWLGILLNDRDRKLKA comes from the coding sequence ATGACCACAACACAAAGGCCGGTCGAATCAATGAGCAGGGGAGTACGTGACGCCATTGTGGATCAGCTTCGTGCTTGTAAAACCCCAGAAGAAATACTCCATTTCGAAACCTGGTTCAATTCTGAAACCAACTCAGGGCCTTTGTATGAGGTTATTTGCGATTTCCTTCGAACAAGATCTATTTCACGCGGTCTAGCAGCCAAGTGGCTAGGAATACTATTAAACGACAGAGATAGAAAATTAAAAGCCTAG
- a CDS encoding ATPase, with protein MSQTWLISGSPGCGKTSWILKTMRSHQGKCGYLRLDGYPSNGLEQVSDSGIDKTFLKDQFPELIDLSDSHHASRSQQGDLLTLIELPQFQSPQQAGLMGMDPRVKNQLEALQLHPDRHLHFGRDPELPNKDTLEFKKLESFSLSLNASVWDPPSLNTLWFELVNGAYGDVYRAKALMNLPDGRSMFFNWIVSQESSQFIPLEEISAPNGRPASLSELVVQGKHLDGLRIQSTIDLCLLNDAVLEMHQMPLRDRQKEAIPST; from the coding sequence ATGAGCCAGACATGGCTGATCTCGGGTTCGCCAGGCTGCGGCAAAACCAGCTGGATACTCAAAACAATGCGAAGCCATCAAGGCAAATGCGGATATTTGCGACTAGATGGCTATCCCTCTAACGGGCTAGAGCAGGTGTCTGACTCAGGAATCGATAAGACATTTCTCAAGGATCAATTCCCTGAACTAATAGATCTATCGGATTCCCATCATGCCTCCAGATCGCAACAAGGTGACCTACTCACATTGATTGAGCTCCCCCAGTTCCAGTCTCCTCAGCAGGCAGGCCTAATGGGTATGGATCCTCGCGTCAAAAATCAGCTTGAAGCCTTGCAACTTCATCCTGACAGGCATCTCCACTTTGGTCGGGATCCTGAATTACCAAACAAAGACACATTGGAATTCAAAAAACTTGAATCTTTCAGCCTCAGTCTTAATGCCAGCGTCTGGGATCCACCCAGTCTGAATACCTTGTGGTTCGAACTAGTGAACGGAGCATATGGCGATGTCTATCGAGCTAAGGCCTTGATGAACTTGCCAGATGGGCGCTCTATGTTCTTCAACTGGATCGTGAGTCAAGAAAGCTCACAGTTCATTCCACTTGAAGAAATTTCAGCTCCAAATGGCAGGCCTGCCAGCTTGTCTGAGCTTGTCGTGCAAGGAAAACATCTTGATGGCTTACGTATTCAATCAACGATCGACCTCTGCCTGCTAAACGATGCCGTACTTGAGATGCATCAAATGCCTCTTAGGGATCGACAAAAAGAAGCTATTCCCTCAACTTAA
- a CDS encoding class I SAM-dependent methyltransferase, whose translation MKRVLEPELMQDPFQVKAYAEADFAQSDCLFIHRIDEYLFLHEKTLETGSLIVDLGCGPGNIAERLSRRWPFVEVLGVDGSEAMLNEARRSKKQKCSLYDFRKLNYLCSDIFSIANGSVKLEKPADLIVSNSLLHHLHNPIQFWKALKSLSINGSIHLHRDLRRPSTFDEVLKLQKTYLPDGPEVLIKDYVASLKAAFTVDEVRAQLDNEGLANLCVYEVEDRYLEVVGTF comes from the coding sequence ATGAAACGTGTTTTAGAGCCGGAATTAATGCAAGATCCCTTTCAGGTAAAAGCTTATGCAGAAGCTGATTTCGCTCAAAGTGATTGTTTATTCATTCATCGGATCGATGAATATCTTTTTTTACATGAAAAAACACTTGAGACAGGAAGCTTGATAGTTGATCTGGGGTGCGGGCCTGGCAATATCGCCGAGCGTCTTAGCCGTAGATGGCCTTTTGTGGAGGTCTTGGGGGTAGATGGTTCTGAAGCAATGCTGAATGAAGCAAGGCGTAGTAAAAAACAAAAATGTAGTTTGTATGATTTCAGGAAGCTCAATTATTTATGTTCGGATATTTTTTCGATAGCTAATGGATCAGTCAAGTTAGAGAAGCCAGCAGATTTGATTGTGAGTAATAGTTTGCTGCACCATCTTCATAATCCCATCCAATTTTGGAAAGCCTTAAAGTCCTTGTCTATTAATGGTTCTATTCATTTGCATCGGGATTTGAGGAGGCCTTCCACTTTTGATGAGGTGCTCAAATTGCAAAAGACTTATTTGCCCGATGGCCCAGAGGTTCTTATTAAAGATTATGTGGCTTCATTGAAAGCTGCATTTACAGTTGATGAAGTGCGGGCTCAGCTTGATAATGAAGGATTGGCCAACCTCTGCGTGTATGAGGTAGAGGACCGTTATCTTGAAGTGGTTGGTACTTTTTGA
- the nrdJ gene encoding ribonucleoside-triphosphate reductase, adenosylcobalamin-dependent: MTLTPNKPEIVMPAFGIGDHRADFPATAPAANPVFYRTYSRKTISGRESWSEVGKRNLEGLRQLGRLNQDEINLMAHMQAEKKALPSGRWLWIGGTSWIEKKQNFSGAYNCTSTNLVDWKAFALMMDLAMMGCGTGAVIEPHLIDQLPVVINTIKIKEVTQIGLTPSSERQEITTYKINGNEVFIKVGDSRRGWVDSYELLLELCSDQRFAGSEINLLIDLSDVRPVGESLKGFGGMANPVKLKDLYGRVAHLLNKAVGRKLTSVECCLLIDEAAVTIVAGNIRRSAGMRQFSANDLKAAGAKENLWQQDSDGNWRIDPEKDALRMANHTRVYHNRPSLEVILEAVTKQFQSGEGAIQFAPESIARANADLLNTPELKTEFIDIYCDQGKEEAGLWLQANHGPFDKDELDHRLGRYGLNPCGEILGADFHCNLAEVHLNQIDPSDEQGLANAFKAAALSVACLLNHHFEVDRYRQSREWDPIVGVSFTGLFDFFVHAFGTPWLKWWESGRPNTEEGITFKKQEEKYLTSWKKTVRETVWDYCDRNGLHRPNRCTTVQPAGTKSLLTGAAPGWHPPKAQRFIRRITFRKNDPVAMACMDYGYTVVPSQSDKDDNGRLLDDPFDPRCTEWLVEIPTEVSWANLPGADAVDINNFSALAQFDFYMQVQSHYTEHNTSATIEFRENEIQPLANALYKAIENSEGYISAALLARFDANATFPRLPFEPIDAATYESLQSEVIKRRVSTDFFEALSRYDEGELTEAGPAGCDSDKCLLPLEKPST, from the coding sequence TTGACACTTACTCCTAATAAACCAGAAATCGTAATGCCTGCCTTTGGAATTGGAGATCACCGTGCAGATTTCCCAGCCACCGCACCAGCCGCAAACCCAGTCTTTTACAGGACATATAGTCGCAAAACCATTTCAGGGAGAGAGAGCTGGAGCGAAGTAGGAAAAAGAAATCTTGAAGGCCTACGACAACTAGGCAGGCTCAATCAAGACGAAATAAATCTCATGGCTCATATGCAAGCCGAGAAAAAAGCTCTTCCATCTGGTCGATGGTTGTGGATTGGAGGCACCTCATGGATAGAAAAAAAACAAAATTTCTCAGGTGCCTATAACTGCACATCGACCAATTTGGTGGATTGGAAAGCTTTTGCCCTCATGATGGATCTAGCAATGATGGGTTGCGGCACAGGTGCAGTGATTGAACCGCATCTTATTGATCAACTACCTGTAGTAATTAACACTATAAAAATTAAAGAGGTTACTCAAATAGGCCTCACACCTTCGAGCGAAAGGCAAGAAATAACTACTTACAAAATCAATGGCAATGAAGTTTTTATAAAAGTTGGTGATAGTCGTCGGGGCTGGGTTGATAGCTACGAATTACTTCTAGAATTATGCAGTGATCAAAGATTCGCTGGAAGTGAAATTAATTTATTGATTGACCTATCTGATGTAAGGCCTGTAGGTGAATCGCTAAAAGGGTTTGGAGGAATGGCCAACCCAGTAAAACTCAAGGATTTATATGGGAGAGTAGCTCATCTTCTTAACAAAGCAGTTGGTAGAAAGCTGACCTCTGTTGAATGTTGCCTCTTAATAGACGAAGCCGCTGTAACAATCGTAGCTGGCAACATAAGGCGCAGTGCGGGTATGCGTCAGTTTTCAGCAAACGATTTAAAGGCCGCAGGCGCTAAGGAAAATCTCTGGCAACAAGATTCAGATGGAAACTGGCGCATAGATCCTGAAAAGGATGCTTTAAGAATGGCAAACCATACTCGTGTTTATCACAATCGTCCAAGCCTCGAGGTTATTCTCGAAGCGGTTACAAAACAATTTCAATCAGGAGAAGGGGCAATTCAATTTGCCCCTGAATCAATAGCAAGAGCAAACGCTGATCTTCTAAATACACCAGAGCTGAAAACGGAATTCATAGATATCTATTGCGACCAAGGGAAAGAAGAGGCAGGTCTTTGGCTACAAGCAAACCATGGTCCTTTTGATAAGGATGAGTTAGATCATCGACTAGGCAGATATGGCCTTAACCCCTGCGGAGAAATTCTTGGGGCAGATTTCCATTGCAACTTGGCTGAAGTTCACTTAAACCAGATTGATCCTTCTGACGAGCAAGGCCTAGCTAACGCATTTAAAGCTGCTGCCTTATCAGTAGCTTGCCTCCTTAATCATCATTTTGAAGTAGACCGTTATAGACAAAGTCGTGAATGGGATCCAATTGTTGGCGTCAGTTTTACAGGCCTTTTTGATTTTTTTGTTCATGCTTTTGGTACTCCTTGGCTTAAATGGTGGGAATCTGGAAGACCAAACACCGAGGAGGGAATTACTTTCAAAAAGCAGGAAGAGAAATATCTCACCAGTTGGAAAAAAACAGTAAGAGAAACTGTCTGGGATTATTGCGATAGGAATGGACTTCATCGCCCTAACCGGTGCACTACCGTGCAACCAGCAGGGACCAAAAGTCTTCTAACAGGAGCTGCCCCGGGATGGCATCCTCCTAAAGCTCAACGCTTTATTAGAAGGATAACTTTTAGAAAGAATGACCCAGTAGCAATGGCCTGTATGGATTACGGCTACACAGTTGTTCCATCACAATCCGACAAGGATGATAACGGTCGATTACTGGATGATCCATTCGATCCTCGTTGCACAGAATGGCTCGTAGAGATCCCAACCGAAGTTAGTTGGGCAAACTTGCCAGGAGCAGATGCTGTCGACATCAACAATTTTTCAGCTCTAGCCCAATTTGATTTCTACATGCAAGTACAAAGTCACTACACAGAGCACAACACTTCAGCAACTATCGAATTTCGTGAAAATGAAATACAACCTCTAGCAAATGCCTTATACAAAGCCATAGAAAATAGTGAGGGCTATATATCAGCTGCCCTCCTTGCTCGCTTTGATGCAAATGCAACCTTTCCTAGGCTGCCTTTCGAACCAATTGATGCAGCAACATATGAAAGTCTCCAATCAGAGGTCATCAAAAGAAGGGTCAGTACTGACTTCTTCGAGGCATTGAGTCGCTATGACGAAGGAGAATTAACAGAGGCAGGGCCTGCAGGTTGCGATTCAGACAAGTGCTTACTTCCCCTAGAAAAGCCAAGTACCTGA
- a CDS encoding phosphoesterase, translating into MERWALVSGLRGDLETYDLIQRDLKKTRGVTALFVLGDLVGPERNCDALLDRLRNPHRGDLKPDCIYGWWEEQLLAERGFRGERKADALRLSQGEDAVSALLNTVNPSHLKWLASLQFGFIELDCALIHGSSSDVADNLTSETSPLILLDRLTRLNVNRLFTARSNKQFHLELTGGGINSQVKDLNGKREQQQEVPKRSVIGIGAGLNYTLYDIGSDKTHFLTAGSQNNFKGKGFA; encoded by the coding sequence ATTGAAAGATGGGCACTAGTAAGTGGTCTACGCGGAGATCTCGAGACCTATGACCTAATTCAACGGGATCTAAAGAAGACTCGTGGAGTTACAGCCTTATTTGTCCTTGGAGACCTAGTCGGGCCCGAACGCAACTGTGACGCACTGTTGGATCGACTAAGAAATCCCCATCGCGGCGATTTAAAACCAGATTGCATCTATGGCTGGTGGGAAGAGCAACTACTTGCAGAGCGTGGGTTTCGTGGTGAGCGCAAAGCTGATGCTCTGCGGCTCAGCCAAGGTGAAGACGCAGTCAGCGCACTGCTGAATACGGTTAATCCTTCTCACCTGAAATGGCTGGCATCACTGCAATTTGGCTTCATTGAACTTGACTGTGCACTCATCCATGGGAGCTCTTCAGACGTGGCTGACAACCTCACATCTGAAACATCTCCACTGATCCTCCTTGATCGACTCACCCGTCTCAATGTGAACAGACTGTTCACAGCGCGCAGTAATAAACAATTTCATCTTGAACTGACTGGAGGAGGGATCAATTCACAAGTAAAGGATCTGAACGGTAAACGTGAACAACAACAGGAAGTTCCCAAGCGAAGCGTGATTGGAATTGGAGCTGGCTTGAATTACACCCTTTATGACATTGGTAGCGATAAAACGCACTTCCTTACCGCCGGCAGCCAAAACAATTTCAAAGGCAAGGGTTTTGCCTGA